A window from Methylococcus mesophilus encodes these proteins:
- a CDS encoding haloacid dehalogenase type II, translating into MMPLNRRQFLSLAVTGAAAMGYESMSPVYGTGKSKIKAILFDAFPVFDSRPVFILAEHLFPGRGAELSNVWRTKQFEYQWLHALSGRYVDFWQATEDSLVYAARLLKLELTPHKRKYLMDAYLSLKAWPDAPAALETLRSEGLRLAILSNATPKILDAGIKNSSLEGKFEHVISTDKIKTYKPDPRAYQMAIDAFGLTKEEFLFAAFAGWDAAGAKSFGYTTYWVNRLNLPQEELGVTPDAAGKDLSDLVAFVKALRQV; encoded by the coding sequence ATGATGCCGCTCAATCGCCGCCAATTTCTTAGTCTCGCGGTCACCGGCGCTGCGGCCATGGGCTATGAATCCATGTCACCCGTGTATGGCACTGGCAAATCCAAGATCAAAGCCATCCTCTTCGATGCTTTCCCGGTTTTTGATTCGCGTCCGGTCTTTATTCTTGCTGAGCACCTTTTTCCCGGAAGAGGTGCTGAGCTAAGTAACGTATGGCGCACCAAACAGTTTGAATATCAATGGCTGCACGCCCTATCGGGACGGTACGTCGATTTCTGGCAAGCAACCGAAGACAGCCTGGTATATGCGGCGCGGCTGCTAAAGCTCGAACTCACCCCACACAAGCGTAAATATCTGATGGACGCTTATCTGAGCCTCAAGGCGTGGCCTGACGCTCCGGCAGCATTGGAAACCCTTAGAAGCGAGGGACTCAGGTTGGCGATTCTGTCCAATGCCACCCCAAAAATACTTGATGCAGGGATCAAAAACTCTAGCCTTGAGGGCAAATTTGAGCATGTCATCAGCACCGATAAAATCAAAACTTATAAACCCGATCCGCGGGCTTATCAAATGGCAATCGACGCGTTTGGTCTCACGAAAGAGGAATTTCTTTTTGCCGCATTTGCCGGCTGGGATGCCGCCGGAGCAAAATCGTTTGGCTATACGACATACTGGGTAAATCGATTGAATCTTCCCCAAGAGGAACTTGGCGTTACCCCCGATGCTGCAGGAAAAGACTTGAGCGATTTGGTTGCCTTCGTAAAGGCCTTGAGGCAAGTATGA
- the uppS gene encoding polyprenyl diphosphate synthase — protein MSLYAMCCKRFDGMLCGARVALDKVARPAGLSVLRKRVSSWVRPVHAAFILDGNRRYAMNAKLTTYRMGHEMGTQRFYGLIELCHQYGIPNLSVYSFSIENFKRSQTEITALFDILRTTLNDMATPGNLVHRLGCRIRIIGDRAMVPAEVSAAMQRAEHATQHHAAMTVFIGVAYDGREEIVQAARRCVAEAVSSSNDARGAASVASAITIEAMTRHMYLRAHEASVPPVDLVVRAGGAKRLSSFLMWDASHAELHFDPVLWPEFGELEFLRALSEFNKRQASSQTVDLRYSSKEEPQLAEAKQFAA, from the coding sequence ATGTCCCTTTACGCGATGTGTTGTAAGCGCTTCGACGGCATGCTCTGCGGTGCCCGCGTGGCACTCGATAAGGTCGCGCGCCCCGCCGGGCTCTCCGTACTGCGCAAGAGGGTGTCGTCGTGGGTTAGACCTGTGCACGCTGCCTTCATCCTCGACGGTAATCGCCGATACGCCATGAACGCAAAGCTCACAACGTACCGGATGGGGCACGAGATGGGGACGCAGCGCTTCTACGGGTTGATCGAGCTCTGTCACCAGTACGGCATCCCGAACCTGTCCGTATATTCCTTCTCGATTGAGAACTTCAAGCGATCGCAGACGGAGATCACCGCCCTTTTCGACATCCTTCGCACCACGCTTAACGACATGGCCACACCGGGCAACCTGGTCCATCGCCTAGGCTGCCGCATCCGGATCATCGGTGACCGCGCGATGGTGCCCGCCGAGGTCTCGGCCGCCATGCAGCGCGCCGAGCACGCCACCCAGCACCACGCAGCGATGACGGTGTTCATCGGCGTGGCATACGACGGTCGCGAGGAGATCGTGCAAGCGGCGCGGAGGTGTGTCGCCGAGGCCGTGAGCTCTTCGAACGACGCACGGGGTGCGGCCTCGGTGGCGAGTGCGATCACGATCGAAGCGATGACTCGGCACATGTACCTGCGTGCTCACGAAGCCAGCGTGCCGCCCGTCGATCTGGTAGTGCGCGCTGGCGGGGCGAAGCGACTTTCGAGCTTCCTCATGTGGGACGCGTCGCACGCGGAGCTTCATTTCGATCCCGTGCTCTGGCCTGAGTTCGGCGAGCTCGAATTCCTGCGCGCGCTCAGCGAGTTCAATAAGCGTCAGGCGAGCAGCCAAACGGTAGACCTCCGATACTCCTCCAAGGAAGAGCCGCAGCTAGCAGAGGCCAAGCAGTTCGCGGCGTAA
- a CDS encoding type II toxin-antitoxin system ParD family antitoxin, with protein sequence MPSSYAIGSHFEQFIRQQIQSGRYTSASEVVREALRLLENRERLRQIEFEEYRVKIRDGIESPGVPAEDVFTRLEAKYQAMVDPKV encoded by the coding sequence ATGCCGTCCAGCTACGCCATAGGCTCACATTTCGAGCAATTCATTCGCCAGCAAATCCAGAGCGGCCGCTACACCAGCGCCAGCGAAGTCGTGCGCGAAGCCCTGCGCCTGCTCGAAAACCGCGAACGCCTGCGCCAGATCGAGTTTGAAGAGTACCGCGTCAAGATTCGCGACGGCATCGAAAGTCCCGGTGTCCCGGCCGAAGATGTGTTCACACGCCTGGAAGCCAAGTATCAAGCCATGGTCGACCCGAAAGTCTGA
- a CDS encoding lysozyme inhibitor LprI family protein: protein MRRFGHFVLISAVGVIGLSGDSSGGELQDSLGVRQECSVYSEAEMRICLLKKAGESETKLKEAEDYVLGRLAKWDEDTKYVALAKAKLMASSLAFVRYRETQCAFAESLGGGAVGNGLAMLRLGCVFELNIRRAEQLKVAVDSLILK from the coding sequence TTGCGGAGATTTGGCCATTTCGTTTTGATTTCGGCCGTTGGCGTGATCGGCCTTTCCGGGGATTCCAGCGGCGGAGAGCTTCAAGATTCGCTGGGAGTTCGGCAGGAGTGCAGTGTGTACTCTGAAGCGGAGATGCGAATTTGCCTGTTGAAAAAGGCGGGGGAAAGCGAAACGAAATTGAAGGAGGCCGAGGACTACGTGTTGGGCAGGCTGGCGAAATGGGATGAAGATACTAAGTACGTGGCGCTTGCAAAGGCGAAGCTGATGGCTTCGAGCCTAGCTTTTGTCAGATACCGGGAGACTCAGTGTGCGTTTGCCGAGTCGTTGGGTGGCGGGGCGGTCGGGAACGGCCTGGCGATGTTGCGCCTTGGTTGTGTGTTTGAGCTGAATATTCGGCGTGCGGAACAGCTCAAGGTCGCTGTCGATTCTTTGATACTGAAGTGA
- a CDS encoding IS3 family transposase (programmed frameshift), whose translation MKKRFTEEQIIGILKEAEAGLKVAELCRKHGLSEATYYNWKAKYGGLTVSDAQRLKALETENARLKRLLAEAMLDNAALKEVVGRKLVSPQAKRVAVSHLMTKHQMGVTRACGLIGISRSLYRYEAKRPVDQELKERLCELAAQKRRYGYRRLHVLLCREGWEINRKRTYRVYHEAGLMVRKRKRKRIAGVERQIKVAPSAPNESWSMDYVSDGLADGRRLRCLNIVDDFTKQCLAIEVDTSLPGRRVVGVLQRLAEIRGLPKSVTVDNGPEFAGKALDEWADSQGLCLSFIQPGKPQQNAYIESFNGKFRDECLNEHWFVSMRHARQVIEEWRREYNEQRPHSSLAYLTPDQFADTFLTADSMSVSD comes from the exons ATGAAGAAGCGTTTCACCGAAGAACAGATCATTGGCATCCTGAAGGAAGCCGAAGCCGGCCTAAAAGTAGCGGAGCTGTGCCGCAAGCACGGGCTCAGCGAGGCGACGTACTACAACTGGAAAGCGAAATACGGCGGCCTGACAGTGTCGGATGCGCAGCGGCTCAAGGCACTGGAGACCGAGAATGCCCGGCTCAAGCGCCTGCTGGCGGAGGCGATGCTGGACAATGCTGCGTTGAAAGAGGTTGTAGGCCGAAAGT TGGTAAGCCCACAAGCCAAGAGGGTGGCGGTCTCCCATCTGATGACAAAGCACCAGATGGGCGTCACGCGGGCTTGTGGGCTGATCGGTATTTCTCGGTCGCTGTATCGCTACGAAGCTAAGCGGCCAGTAGACCAGGAGCTCAAGGAACGACTGTGCGAATTGGCAGCGCAGAAGCGGCGCTATGGGTATCGCCGGCTGCACGTGCTACTTTGCCGAGAGGGTTGGGAAATCAACCGAAAGCGCACCTATCGCGTGTATCACGAGGCCGGCCTGATGGTCCGCAAACGAAAGCGGAAGCGCATTGCCGGCGTGGAGCGCCAAATCAAGGTCGCGCCATCGGCGCCTAACGAGAGTTGGTCTATGGACTATGTTTCGGACGGTTTGGCCGATGGTCGGCGGCTGCGGTGCCTGAATATCGTCGATGACTTCACGAAGCAGTGCTTGGCCATCGAAGTCGATACTTCGCTGCCTGGCAGACGTGTAGTCGGTGTGCTGCAACGGCTGGCAGAGATCCGCGGATTGCCCAAATCAGTCACCGTCGACAACGGCCCCGAGTTTGCCGGCAAGGCTTTGGATGAATGGGCCGATAGCCAAGGACTGTGCTTGAGCTTCATCCAGCCAGGTAAGCCACAGCAGAACGCCTACATCGAAAGCTTCAACGGCAAATTCCGGGATGAATGCCTGAACGAGCATTGGTTCGTCTCGATGCGCCATGCTCGCCAAGTCATTGAGGAGTGGCGTCGGGAATACAATGAGCAACGCCCCCACAGTTCGTTGGCTTACCTGACGCCAGATCAGTTTGCAGACACATTTTTAACCGCAGACTCTATGTCCGTTTCGGACTAA
- a CDS encoding SOS response-associated peptidase: MCGRYSLKGTFEDITENFKVDRRLRDIAKAVLRYNIAPSQQIVAVRTAPDGLRELVPLKWGLLPSWSKEPKAEYSTINARAETVAEKPAYRAAFKHRRCLIPADGFYEWQARPGFKLKQPWYIQLTGGELFAFAGLWERWEPRPGQSGEPIETCTIIVTDANALMRPIHDRMPVILDPAAYDVWLDPAFHEREALQSLLRPYPADEMTAWRVSTHVNGPKNDDAACLEPIEEDEG, encoded by the coding sequence ATGTGCGGCCGCTACTCCCTCAAAGGCACCTTCGAAGACATCACCGAAAATTTCAAAGTCGACCGGCGCCTGAGAGACATCGCCAAAGCCGTCCTCCGCTACAACATCGCCCCCTCCCAGCAAATCGTCGCCGTCCGCACTGCCCCCGACGGCCTGCGCGAACTCGTCCCGCTCAAGTGGGGACTGCTCCCCAGCTGGTCCAAAGAACCCAAGGCCGAATACAGCACCATCAACGCCCGCGCCGAAACCGTCGCCGAAAAACCCGCCTACCGCGCAGCCTTCAAGCATCGGCGCTGCCTCATCCCCGCCGACGGCTTCTACGAATGGCAAGCCCGGCCAGGCTTCAAACTCAAGCAACCCTGGTACATCCAACTCACCGGCGGCGAACTGTTCGCCTTCGCCGGCCTCTGGGAACGCTGGGAGCCCCGCCCCGGCCAATCCGGCGAACCCATCGAAACCTGCACCATCATCGTCACCGACGCCAACGCACTCATGCGCCCGATCCACGACCGCATGCCCGTCATTCTTGACCCGGCCGCCTACGACGTCTGGCTCGATCCAGCCTTCCACGAACGCGAAGCGCTTCAGTCCCTCCTCCGCCCGTACCCCGCCGACGAAATGACCGCATGGAGAGTCAGCACCCACGTCAACGGTCCAAAGAACGACGATGCCGCATGCCTGGAACCCATAGAAGAAGATGAAGGATAA
- a CDS encoding toxin-antitoxin system TumE family protein has protein sequence MNAERLVKERLSQGDNGFVELVLWRVPQPVPGSLHLFKYRLAYVVEGECVLRYDNEAGKGDHKHLGDTESVYVFSTPERLLADFWADVDNWRTTHE, from the coding sequence ATGAATGCCGAACGCCTCGTCAAAGAACGTCTTTCGCAAGGAGACAACGGCTTTGTCGAACTGGTTCTTTGGCGGGTTCCGCAGCCGGTTCCCGGCAGCTTGCACCTGTTCAAGTATCGCCTGGCCTATGTCGTCGAAGGGGAATGCGTTCTGCGTTACGACAACGAAGCCGGCAAAGGCGACCACAAGCACCTGGGCGACACCGAGAGCGTTTATGTATTCAGTACACCCGAACGCCTGCTGGCCGATTTTTGGGCCGATGTAGACAACTGGAGAACAACACATGAATGA
- a CDS encoding HVO_A0114 family putative DNA-binding protein, with protein sequence MNEVIIGVASREQVSARFLQAFETGQPQGARINFETEEQLWKTLTPKRWDILKKMTGAGPMTIREVSRRVGRDVKAVHGDVKALLNAGLLDKTESNKIVFPYDSVHVDFIMKAA encoded by the coding sequence ATGAATGAAGTCATCATTGGCGTAGCCAGCCGGGAACAGGTATCCGCCCGGTTCCTTCAAGCCTTCGAGACCGGGCAGCCCCAGGGCGCTCGAATCAACTTCGAGACCGAAGAACAGCTCTGGAAAACCCTCACCCCCAAGCGCTGGGACATCCTCAAGAAAATGACCGGCGCCGGCCCTATGACCATACGCGAAGTCTCACGACGGGTGGGTCGCGACGTCAAAGCCGTGCACGGCGACGTCAAAGCCCTCCTCAACGCCGGCTTGCTCGACAAGACCGAAAGCAACAAGATCGTCTTCCCTTACGATTCCGTGCATGTCGACTTCATCATGAAGGCAGCGTGA
- a CDS encoding IS5 family transposase encodes MIKESLFAAEEREAKLDRLGDVLRAMERHIDFKALAAEIDRAAPRPSRERGGRPPFPTELMVRALILQNLYGLSDEQMEYQVLDRLSFQRFLGLRHSSQVPDRTTLWTFRERLTAAQAGDALFEAVNRQLARHGYIARGGQIVDASRVPVPRQHVTEEEREQIKAQATPADWKPAERRHRPG; translated from the coding sequence ATGATCAAAGAGAGCCTATTCGCCGCCGAGGAACGCGAAGCCAAGCTGGACCGGCTGGGCGATGTACTGCGAGCAATGGAGAGGCACATCGACTTCAAGGCGCTGGCCGCCGAAATCGACCGCGCGGCCCCGCGACCCAGCCGTGAACGGGGCGGACGTCCGCCGTTCCCCACCGAACTGATGGTCCGTGCTTTGATCCTCCAGAACTTGTACGGGCTCAGCGACGAGCAGATGGAATACCAGGTGCTGGACCGGCTGAGCTTCCAGCGTTTCCTCGGCCTGCGGCACAGCAGTCAGGTGCCGGACCGGACCACGTTATGGACTTTCCGCGAGCGGTTGACGGCGGCGCAGGCCGGGGACGCGCTGTTCGAGGCGGTGAACCGGCAACTGGCGCGGCACGGCTATATCGCGCGAGGCGGTCAGATCGTGGACGCCAGCCGGGTTCCCGTGCCCCGGCAGCACGTCACCGAGGAAGAACGAGAACAGATCAAGGCGCAGGCGACGCCCGCGGACTGGAAGCCTGCCGAGCGGCGGCACCGGCCTGGTTGA
- a CDS encoding DUF4156 domain-containing protein produces MQKRARLVLICSLVLAGCSANPLLPEARAVRIVTSEPAGCEYLGEVTGNQGNFFTGDFTSNANLETGARNGMKNEAARLGANTVQILTSRAGETGSMSISNGSGSGHVAETNVTYSGIAYKCPGR; encoded by the coding sequence ATGCAGAAACGCGCTCGTCTCGTCTTGATCTGTTCCTTAGTACTGGCGGGCTGTTCCGCCAATCCCCTGCTTCCCGAAGCCCGCGCCGTCAGAATCGTCACCAGCGAACCGGCCGGTTGCGAATATCTGGGCGAGGTCACAGGAAATCAGGGCAACTTCTTCACCGGCGACTTCACCAGCAATGCGAACCTGGAGACCGGCGCGCGCAACGGGATGAAAAACGAGGCGGCCAGGCTGGGAGCGAATACGGTGCAGATCCTGACCAGCCGGGCGGGGGAAACCGGCAGCATGAGCATTTCCAATGGTTCCGGCAGCGGCCATGTGGCCGAGACGAACGTGACCTACTCGGGGATCGCCTACAAGTGTCCGGGCCGATGA
- a CDS encoding polysaccharide deacetylase family protein: protein MLKSVLAQGLALAGANAIARRINRGGVTVLMYHGVMEDGFDLAEGDWLQVRASEFRSQMQHLDRHYRVVPLERAWEGKDDGRPPVALTFDDGYANNFRVAFPILREFGFPATVFLVTGAVGTRRLFWFDRLQMALRGRVALAELKRIKEDVKANAHPDSIDDAVDALLRGYPDAGTISEDAVEAYRPLNREEIGEMAASGLVRFGSHTHRHEILPRLSQAEAERTLLQSLEILNTLPGYGGYFCFPNGGWTPEHIPLCRRLGFEGAVLTRPGVWKNPADRFTIPRFGIGRGADAATFAATVSGILFRIQQALGR, encoded by the coding sequence GCTGATGTACCACGGCGTCATGGAGGACGGTTTCGATTTGGCGGAAGGCGACTGGCTGCAGGTTCGGGCCTCCGAATTCAGAAGCCAGATGCAACACCTTGACCGGCATTACCGCGTCGTTCCCTTGGAACGGGCCTGGGAGGGGAAAGATGATGGCAGGCCCCCGGTTGCCCTGACCTTCGACGACGGCTATGCCAACAACTTCCGTGTGGCGTTCCCTATCCTGCGGGAGTTCGGGTTTCCCGCTACCGTCTTTCTCGTCACTGGCGCGGTCGGCACCCGGCGCCTGTTCTGGTTCGACCGTTTGCAGATGGCGCTGCGCGGAAGGGTGGCGCTTGCCGAGCTCAAGCGCATCAAGGAAGACGTCAAGGCCAATGCGCACCCGGACAGCATCGACGATGCCGTGGACGCTTTGCTGCGAGGGTATCCCGACGCCGGCACGATTTCGGAGGACGCGGTCGAAGCTTACCGGCCCTTGAACCGGGAGGAAATCGGCGAGATGGCGGCGAGCGGCTTGGTCCGCTTCGGCTCCCATACCCATCGCCACGAGATTCTCCCCCGCCTGAGCCAGGCCGAAGCGGAGCGGACTCTGCTGCAGTCGCTGGAAATCCTCAATACCTTGCCGGGGTATGGCGGATATTTCTGCTTTCCGAACGGCGGATGGACGCCGGAGCACATCCCGCTCTGCCGGAGGCTGGGTTTCGAAGGCGCCGTCCTCACCCGTCCCGGCGTCTGGAAGAACCCGGCCGACCGGTTCACCATCCCCCGGTTCGGGATCGGGCGGGGGGCGGATGCGGCCACCTTTGCGGCGACCGTTTCCGGCATCCTATTCAGGATTCAGCAAGCGCTGGGTCGCTGA